In the genome of Bacilli bacterium PM5-9, one region contains:
- a CDS encoding putative ABC transport system substrate-binding protein (product_source=KO:K01989; cath_funfam=3.40.50.2300; cog=COG2984; ko=KO:K01989; pfam=PF04392; superfamily=53822), translating to MKKLLNLCLVLVVGLVLVGCNSTKKSEDVVKIGIIQIVDHESLDATRNGFTNKLSELGYKDGENIEIDYQNAQGDQANLKTIAAKLAKNSDLVLAIATPSAQAIATETTDIPILITAVTDPIDAGLVKSLDKPSTNVSGTSDAVDVNKQVQLIKKMKDVKSVGLIYNASETNSKIQIDEAKVALKEAGLTSHEATVATTNDIKQAMTSLAKKVDAIYVPTDNTLASGMASVGEIAKESKLPVITGATEQAQAGGLASYGVNYSKLGEQTADMAARILKGEVKISEMPIEKSKEFTLYINDEMAKILGIDKSILTVD from the coding sequence ATGAAAAAATTATTAAATTTATGTTTAGTGTTGGTTGTTGGATTAGTATTAGTGGGTTGTAATTCAACAAAGAAAAGTGAAGATGTTGTCAAGATTGGAATTATTCAAATCGTTGACCATGAATCATTAGATGCTACTAGAAATGGTTTCACAAATAAGTTATCTGAATTAGGGTATAAAGATGGTGAAAATATTGAAATAGATTATCAAAATGCACAAGGTGATCAAGCAAACTTAAAAACAATAGCAGCTAAGCTTGCAAAAAATTCTGACCTTGTTTTAGCAATCGCAACTCCATCAGCTCAAGCAATCGCAACAGAAACAACAGATATTCCAATTTTAATTACAGCTGTAACTGATCCAATTGATGCTGGATTAGTAAAATCATTAGATAAACCAAGCACTAATGTTAGTGGAACAAGTGATGCAGTTGATGTTAATAAGCAAGTCCAACTTATTAAAAAAATGAAAGATGTTAAAAGTGTTGGTTTAATCTATAATGCTAGTGAAACAAATTCAAAGATTCAAATTGATGAGGCAAAAGTAGCACTTAAAGAGGCAGGTTTAACAAGCCATGAAGCAACAGTAGCAACTACAAATGATATTAAGCAAGCAATGACATCACTTGCAAAAAAAGTTGATGCAATCTATGTTCCAACAGATAATACATTAGCATCTGGTATGGCAAGTGTTGGTGAAATTGCTAAAGAGAGTAAGCTTCCTGTTATTACAGGCGCAACTGAACAAGCACAAGCTGGTGGTTTAGCATCATACGGTGTTAATTATAGTAAACTTGGTGAGCAAACAGCCGATATGGCAGCAAGAATTTTAAAAGGCGAAGTTAAAATTTCTGAAATGCCAATAGAAAAATCAAAAGAGTTCACATTGTATATTAATGATGAAATGGCAAAAATTTTAGGTATTGATAAGTCAATATTAACTGTAGATTAG
- a CDS encoding putative ABC transport system permease protein (product_source=KO:K05832; cog=COG4120; ko=KO:K05832; pfam=PF02653; transmembrane_helix_parts=Inside_1_2,TMhelix_3_25,Outside_26_56,TMhelix_57_76,Inside_77_82,TMhelix_83_105,Outside_106_127,TMhelix_128_150,Inside_151_179,TMhelix_180_198,Outside_199_207,TMhelix_208_227,Inside_228_235,TMhelix_236_255,Outside_256_264,TMhelix_265_283,Inside_284_289): MEIILLAISEACLWAILAIGVYLMYKILDIADLSVEGVFPLGAAVCAIMLTNGVNPFLATFLSLMAGMLAGLLGSLLHTKLKIPALLTGILVMSGLYSINLRIMQKPNISLSNVTTVFSALENYISKEYVSLIVGIITLIIVITLLYLFYKTELGLAFIATGDNEVMAQANSINTDNMKIIGYMISNALVALSGALLSQYNGFADAQSGVGTIVIGLAAVIIGGVLVKKATFTKRLMLVVIGAIIYRLIISLALEMNIEATDLKLISAIILAVFLAAPNLKIAKKVKVI; this comes from the coding sequence ATGGAGATTATTTTACTAGCAATTTCAGAAGCATGTTTATGGGCGATACTAGCGATTGGCGTTTATTTAATGTATAAGATTTTAGATATTGCTGATTTAAGTGTAGAGGGAGTTTTTCCTTTAGGAGCAGCAGTTTGTGCTATTATGCTTACTAATGGAGTTAATCCTTTTTTAGCAACTTTCTTATCATTAATGGCTGGAATGTTAGCAGGTCTTTTAGGAAGTTTGTTACATACAAAATTAAAAATACCAGCTTTACTAACAGGAATTTTAGTAATGAGTGGTTTATATTCAATCAATTTAAGAATTATGCAAAAACCAAATATTAGTTTATCGAATGTCACAACTGTATTTAGTGCATTAGAAAACTACATTTCAAAAGAATATGTTTCTTTAATTGTTGGCATTATTACTCTAATTATTGTAATTACTTTACTATATCTATTTTATAAAACTGAATTAGGACTAGCATTTATCGCAACTGGTGATAATGAAGTGATGGCACAAGCTAATAGTATAAATACTGATAATATGAAAATAATTGGCTATATGATTTCAAATGCGTTAGTGGCTTTAAGTGGGGCATTACTTTCTCAATATAATGGGTTTGCGGATGCTCAAAGTGGTGTTGGGACTATTGTAATTGGTTTAGCAGCTGTAATTATTGGTGGGGTGTTAGTTAAAAAAGCAACTTTTACAAAAAGGTTAATGTTGGTTGTAATTGGTGCAATAATTTATCGTTTAATAATTAGTTTAGCTTTAGAAATGAATATTGAAGCAACTGATTTAAAACTTATTTCAGCTATTATTCTTGCTGTATTTCTAGCTGCACCAAATTTAAAAATTGCTAAAAAGGTAAAGGTGATATAA
- a CDS encoding putative ABC transport system ATP-binding protein (product_source=KO:K05833; cath_funfam=3.40.50.300; cog=COG1101; ko=KO:K05833; pfam=PF00005; smart=SM00382; superfamily=52540) translates to MEQILKLDNLHKVFNSGSVNENHVLKGIDLVINKGDFISVIGGNGAGKSTLLNVIAGSITPDVGIITLEDNDVTNDSVIKKSKYISRVFQDPSMGSSPKLNIEENLSLAYLRGKKRGLKKAVKVSNRKLFIEKLCDLGLGLEDRLKTEVSLLSGGQRQALTLLMATIIQPKVLLLDEHTAALDPKTTELVLNLTDKLIKENNLTSLMVTHDMEDAIKYGNRLIMLHSGKVVVDISGDKKKELSVSKLIELFHKNSGEMLKQDDMLLK, encoded by the coding sequence ATGGAACAAATTTTAAAGTTAGATAATCTTCATAAAGTTTTTAATAGTGGTAGTGTTAATGAAAATCATGTTTTAAAAGGAATAGATTTAGTAATAAATAAAGGTGATTTTATTAGTGTTATTGGTGGTAATGGTGCTGGTAAATCAACTTTATTAAATGTTATTGCTGGTAGTATTACACCTGATGTAGGAATTATTACCTTAGAAGATAATGATGTTACAAATGATAGTGTCATAAAAAAATCTAAATATATTTCACGTGTTTTTCAAGATCCTAGTATGGGTAGTTCTCCTAAATTAAATATTGAAGAAAACTTATCACTTGCATATTTAAGAGGTAAAAAAAGAGGTTTGAAAAAAGCTGTAAAAGTATCTAATAGAAAGTTGTTTATTGAAAAGTTATGTGATCTTGGTCTTGGTTTAGAAGATAGATTAAAAACTGAAGTTAGTTTACTATCAGGTGGACAAAGACAAGCACTTACTTTATTAATGGCAACTATTATTCAACCAAAAGTCTTACTTTTAGATGAACATACAGCAGCTCTTGATCCTAAAACAACAGAATTAGTTTTAAACTTAACAGATAAGTTAATTAAGGAAAATAATTTAACATCATTAATGGTTACGCATGATATGGAGGATGCTATAAAATATGGTAATCGTTTAATCATGTTGCATAGTGGTAAGGTAGTTGTGGATATTAGTGGTGACAAGAAAAAAGAATTGAGTGTTTCAAAGTTAATTGAATTATTTCATAAGAATAGTGGTGAGATGTTAAAACAAGATGATATGTTGTTAAAATAA
- a CDS encoding PhzF family phenazine biosynthesis protein (product_source=TIGR00654; cath_funfam=3.10.310.10; cog=COG0384; pfam=PF02567; superfamily=54506; tigrfam=TIGR00654), with protein sequence MNMEAYEVSAFTRENEGGNLAGVVIMDNLLSENEMQEIATKFGYSETAFVEIFEENIFNVRFFTVTNEVDLCGHATIATFHLLKEKGYITKKEAFQYTKAGKLKVICDNNILMEMSKPVVKNDLDKDQCADLLSINPDEIINKPKIVEVGLPDAMVVVKDYQVLEKIKMKKDEVTKFSNDNEITGFHVATIEKGNYYVRNFAPACGIDEESATGTANGGMFVYLQSKGYIKGDEQISFKQGDLMNLPSEIVVKQIDDIIWVGGKATIIKELSI encoded by the coding sequence ATGAACATGGAAGCATATGAAGTTAGTGCTTTTACTCGAGAAAATGAAGGGGGTAATCTTGCAGGAGTTGTTATAATGGATAATTTATTATCTGAAAATGAAATGCAAGAAATAGCGACTAAATTTGGTTATAGTGAAACAGCTTTCGTTGAAATTTTTGAAGAAAATATTTTTAATGTTAGATTTTTCACTGTAACAAATGAAGTTGATTTATGTGGTCATGCTACGATTGCTACTTTTCATTTATTAAAAGAAAAGGGATATATTACTAAAAAAGAGGCTTTTCAATATACAAAGGCTGGTAAATTAAAGGTTATTTGTGATAATAACATTTTAATGGAAATGTCTAAGCCAGTAGTTAAGAATGATTTAGATAAAGATCAGTGTGCTGATTTATTAAGTATTAATCCTGATGAAATTATTAATAAACCGAAGATTGTTGAAGTAGGATTACCTGATGCAATGGTGGTTGTAAAAGATTATCAAGTGTTAGAAAAAATTAAAATGAAAAAAGATGAAGTTACTAAATTTAGTAATGATAATGAGATTACAGGGTTTCATGTTGCAACAATAGAAAAGGGTAATTATTATGTTAGAAACTTTGCACCTGCTTGTGGGATTGATGAAGAGAGTGCAACAGGTACTGCAAATGGTGGAATGTTTGTTTATCTTCAAAGTAAGGGTTATATTAAGGGTGATGAACAAATTTCATTTAAACAAGGTGATTTAATGAATTTACCAAGTGAAATAGTTGTTAAACAAATTGATGATATAATTTGGGTTGGCGGTAAAGCTACCATTATTAAAGAATTAAGTATTTAG
- a CDS encoding nitroreductase (product_source=COG0778; cath_funfam=3.40.109.10; cog=COG0778; pfam=PF00881; superfamily=55469), whose protein sequence is MNFFSMCKERYSVRKFLPNKVEKIKIKFITEAASFAPTAVNYQPQRILVLESEESLEKVKECTPYHFNAPLTFLICYDKKTSWKDNMGKDIGIVDSSIVVTHLMFAALEQGLGSTWVGSFDYDKVRKLFSLPDYLEPVAFLPMGYPADDSRPSQMHKNRLDLAKTVFFESFEKIEPAIEHGNNH, encoded by the coding sequence ATGAATTTTTTTAGTATGTGTAAGGAGCGTTATTCAGTTAGAAAGTTCTTGCCTAATAAGGTTGAGAAAATTAAAATAAAGTTTATTACTGAAGCAGCAAGTTTTGCTCCAACAGCAGTTAATTATCAACCTCAACGTATTTTAGTTTTAGAAAGTGAAGAGAGTTTAGAAAAAGTTAAAGAATGTACTCCATATCATTTTAATGCTCCACTAACATTTTTAATTTGTTATGATAAAAAAACGAGTTGGAAAGATAATATGGGTAAAGATATTGGAATTGTTGATTCTAGCATTGTTGTTACGCATTTAATGTTTGCTGCACTTGAACAAGGGTTAGGTAGTACTTGGGTTGGTTCTTTTGATTATGATAAGGTTAGAAAATTGTTTTCTTTACCTGATTATCTAGAACCAGTTGCTTTTTTACCAATGGGTTATCCAGCTGATGATTCACGACCTAGTCAAATGCACAAAAATAGGCTTGATTTAGCCAAAACAGTATTTTTTGAAAGTTTTGAGAAAATTGAGCCTGCTATTGAACATGGAAATAATCATTAA